Proteins from a genomic interval of Rattus norvegicus strain BN/NHsdMcwi chromosome 2, GRCr8, whole genome shotgun sequence:
- the LOC134485808 gene encoding guanylate-binding protein 3-like: PGPGYVTKLTELIRAKSSPRSDGIEDAREFVGFFPDFIWTVRDFTLELKLDGHCITEDQYLENALQLVPGQDPQTQTSNWPRECIRQFFPRRKCFVFDWPVSDPQLLAKIESISESQLNPNFQKQLENFCSYIFSHATGKRLGEGILVTGSRLGNLVQTYVDAINTGTVPCLENAVKTLAERENSTAVQKAAEHYSEQMAQRVRLPTDTLQELLSVHSACEKEAIAVFMEHSFKDDQWKFQKKLVVTIEERKKVFMEQNESASLSHCQAELDKLSASLRESISHGTFSVPGGHSLYLEARKKVEQDYEQVPRKGVKASEVFQNFLKSQITVEESILQSDKALSDGQRAMAAELAKKEAAEKELELMRQQQEKKEQEIEAQMRSFAENMTQLQKKMEMERENILRDQERVLDHKLKALKDLLLEGVEEKYEDLRREIKLRDEEIKAMKHSSIQNILEIAGNILTEVLPVVCNMGMQILSSYIVG; the protein is encoded by the exons CCAGGTCCTGGTTATGTGACAAAACTCACAGAGCTCATCAGAGCAAAGTCCTCCCCAAGATCTGATGGGATAGAAGATGCTAGAGAGTTTGTGGGCTTCTTTCCAGACTTTATCTGGACTGTACGGGACTTCACTCTGGAGCTGAAGTTGGATGGTCACTGCATCACTGAAGATCAGTACCTGGAGAATGCCTTGCAACTGGTTCCAG ggCAGGATCCCCAAACCCAGACTTCCAACTGGCCAAGGGAATGCATCAGACAATTCTTTCCTAGGCGGAAGTGTTTTGTCTTCGACTGGCCAGTGAGTGACCCACAACTCTTAGCCAAGATTGAGAGTATATCAGAAAGCCAGCTGAACCCTAATTTCCAGAAGCAATTGGAGAACTTTTGTTCTTATATCTTCAGTCATGCAACTGGCAAGAGACTCGGAGAGGGGATCCTGGTCACTGGGAGTC GACTGGGGAATCTAGTGCAGACCTACGTGGATGCAATCAACACTGGGACAGTACCTTGCTTGGAGAATGCAGTAAAAACATTGGCAGAGCGTGAAAACTCCACAGCTGTCCAGAAGGCAGCTGAGCACTACAGTGAGCAGATGGCCCAGCGAGTGAGGCTCCCCACAGACACGCTCCAGGAGCTGCTAAGTGTGCACTCAGCCTGTGAGAAGGAAGCCATTGCTGTCTTCATGGAGCACTCCTTCAAGGATGACCAGTGGAAGTTCCAGAAGAAGCTTGTG GTCACCattgaggaaaggaagaaagtttTCATGGAACAGAATGAATCAGCATCTCTCAGTCACTGCCAAGCTGAACTGGACAAGCTCTCAGCATCCCTGAGGGAGAGCATCTCACATGGAACTTTCTCTGTTCCTGGGGGCCATAGTCTCTACCTAGAGGCCAGGAAGAAGGTTGAGCAGGACTATGAACAAGTGCCCAGGAAGGGAGTGAAG GCAAGTGAGGTCTTCCAGAACTTCCTGAAGTCACAGATCACTGTGGAAGAATCCATCTTGCAGTCAGACAAAGCTCTCAGTGATGGACAGAGAGCTATGGCAG CTGAACTGGCCAAGAAGGAGGCAGCTGAAAAGGAACTGGAGTTAATGAGGCAGCAACAGgagaagaaagagcaagagaTTGAGGCTCAAATGAGAAGCTTCGCAGAAAACATGACCCAGCTgcagaagaagatggagatggaaaGGGAGAACATTCTGAGAGATCAGGAGAGGGTTCTGGACCACAAGCTAAAG GCTCTAAAAGACCTACTTCTTGAAGGAGTTGAGGAGAAATATGAAGATTTAAGAAGAGAAATAAAGCTGAGAGATGAAGAGATTAAAGCCATGAAACACAGTTCAATTCAGAATATCCTTGAGATCGCTGGCAATATACTAACTGAAGTACTTCCTGTGGTATGCAATATGGGGATGCAGATTCTTAGCTCATATATAGTAGGATAG